From a single Pseudalkalibacillus hwajinpoensis genomic region:
- the fni gene encoding type 2 isopentenyl-diphosphate Delta-isomerase, whose product MKHTELDQTEKRKNEHIDICLTEEVEGKELKTGLERYRFKHNPLPEIDYKEVDLSTTFLHKKVKTPFLISSMTGGTERAWQINKRLAKAAEAHGWTLGVGSMRAAIQESRSVYSFDVRKHAPSIPVLANIGAVQLNYGFTIDECKKAIHLIEADALILHLNPLQEVFQPEGDTNFKDLLAKIQQVAEAIEVPLGIKEVGMGIDAKSAQRLVNAGAHFIDVAGAGGTSWVQVESHRSHQTMRRQAAEAFDGWGNPTSECLIDVRKQLPDVPLVASGGLKNGVDAAKSIALGADMAGFGRALLENAVDDSEQALSDQLARIEFELQTAMFGIGASSISTLKYTRALRQK is encoded by the coding sequence TTGAAACATACGGAACTTGATCAAACAGAAAAACGTAAAAATGAACATATTGATATTTGTCTTACTGAAGAAGTGGAGGGTAAAGAATTGAAAACCGGTCTTGAACGTTATCGGTTTAAGCATAATCCACTACCAGAAATTGATTATAAGGAAGTGGATCTTTCTACTACATTTCTTCATAAAAAAGTAAAGACCCCTTTTTTGATCAGTTCAATGACGGGTGGAACGGAGCGGGCGTGGCAAATTAATAAGCGACTTGCTAAAGCTGCTGAGGCACATGGTTGGACGCTCGGAGTAGGTTCCATGCGTGCTGCGATTCAGGAGTCGCGTTCAGTATATTCATTTGACGTTAGAAAGCATGCACCTTCAATTCCGGTCTTAGCTAACATTGGTGCTGTCCAGCTAAATTATGGGTTTACGATCGACGAGTGTAAAAAAGCGATTCATCTTATCGAAGCAGATGCACTAATTTTACACTTAAATCCACTTCAAGAAGTTTTTCAACCTGAAGGAGACACGAACTTTAAAGATCTCCTTGCTAAAATCCAGCAGGTAGCAGAAGCGATTGAAGTGCCGCTTGGTATCAAAGAAGTGGGGATGGGAATCGATGCAAAAAGCGCGCAACGGTTGGTCAATGCTGGTGCTCATTTCATTGATGTAGCAGGAGCAGGAGGTACCTCCTGGGTTCAAGTGGAAAGCCATCGGTCACATCAGACGATGAGACGTCAAGCAGCAGAAGCTTTTGACGGATGGGGAAATCCAACGTCAGAATGTCTGATCGATGTTCGCAAACAGCTTCCTGATGTCCCACTAGTCGCAAGTGGCGGGCTCAAGAATGGAGTTGATGCAGCTAAATCTATTGCGCTCGGGGCAGATATGGCCGGCTTTGGTAGAGCTCTTCTTGAGAATGCGGTTGACGATAGTGAGCAGGCGCTTTCAGATCAGCTTGCACGAATTGAATTTGAATTGCAAACAGCAATGTTCGGGATCGGAGCTTCGTCTATTAGCACTTTAAAATACACAAGGGCATTACGTCAGAAATAG
- a CDS encoding phytoene desaturase family protein, giving the protein MKTIAIIGAGLRGLSAAIRLASKGYDVHVFEKNTYAGGKMMPINLGSYHFDFGPNTMTMPKVFDAVFEDANLNPRDYFNWIKLDHHTRNIDYNGDSFMMSTDTDKEYMVNQLSDLDPYAAEHYTAYLTEIERLYEL; this is encoded by the coding sequence ATGAAAACAATCGCTATTATAGGAGCTGGACTCAGGGGGCTTTCCGCTGCGATCAGACTCGCAAGTAAAGGATACGATGTTCATGTATTTGAGAAGAATACGTATGCTGGCGGCAAAATGATGCCTATTAATTTAGGCTCTTATCACTTCGATTTTGGTCCGAACACGATGACGATGCCGAAAGTATTTGATGCTGTATTTGAAGATGCCAATCTCAACCCGCGCGATTATTTTAACTGGATCAAACTCGATCACCATACACGTAACATTGATTACAATGGTGACTCCTTTATGATGAGTACGGATACGGATAAGGAATATATGGTTAATCAACTAAGCGATCTTGACCCCTATGCTGCAGAGCACTATACAGCCTACCTAACAGAAATTGAGCGGCTTTATGAGCTATAG
- a CDS encoding alpha/beta hydrolase, protein MKKRYYTRLLNETITIYEESGSLKAYQHIKKYADDVEGNRAQLYNFKYALAAASGLEKEALAILKEAVIDHGYWYAYEYLQADEDLNSLRKYEEFKELVQLCKQREEEAKQAVKPELQVVEGNGSSILIALHGDQENAEITEPYWNLAVSEGYTLALPQSSQIQFSEAFEWDDLDQAVDEVVAHDQRLEMKEDLGGHKIIGGFSAGCRVALKTVLEKGLSVSGFLFVAPWLPEIDEWSELLNNLKGMNIRGYIICGDQDEDCLEGSSRLAELLKSKGILHQLKVVRGLDHEYPENFNEMLLDGLTYLEAAK, encoded by the coding sequence ATGAAAAAGCGATATTACACGAGATTATTAAATGAGACTATTACGATTTATGAAGAAAGCGGAAGTTTAAAAGCTTACCAACATATTAAAAAATATGCAGATGACGTTGAGGGAAATAGAGCGCAGCTTTATAATTTCAAATACGCTTTAGCTGCTGCTTCCGGACTTGAAAAAGAAGCTCTTGCCATCCTGAAAGAAGCCGTAATCGATCATGGTTACTGGTATGCCTATGAGTATTTACAGGCAGATGAAGATCTGAATTCACTCCGAAAGTACGAGGAGTTCAAGGAATTGGTTCAGCTTTGTAAACAAAGAGAAGAAGAAGCAAAGCAGGCAGTGAAGCCTGAACTTCAGGTCGTTGAGGGGAATGGCAGTTCTATACTTATTGCCTTGCACGGGGATCAGGAGAATGCGGAGATCACAGAGCCTTATTGGAATTTGGCTGTTTCTGAAGGTTACACGCTTGCTCTACCTCAATCATCTCAAATCCAGTTCTCGGAAGCGTTTGAATGGGATGATCTTGATCAAGCTGTGGATGAGGTTGTGGCACATGATCAGCGTCTTGAGATGAAAGAAGATCTTGGTGGCCATAAGATCATTGGCGGATTCTCGGCAGGATGTCGTGTTGCACTGAAGACGGTTCTGGAAAAGGGTCTGTCAGTTAGCGGATTCTTGTTTGTTGCTCCGTGGCTACCGGAAATAGATGAATGGAGTGAGCTACTGAACAATCTGAAGGGAATGAACATTAGAGGATACATCATTTGCGGAGATCAAGATGAGGATTGCCTCGAAGGTTCGAGCAGGCTTGCAGAGCTATTAAAGAGTAAAGGAATACTACATCAGTTAAAAGTTGTAAGGGGCTTAGATCACGAATATCCTGAGAACTTTAACGAGATGCTTCTTGACGGGCTAACGTACCTGGAAGCTGCAAAATAA
- a CDS encoding GNAT family N-acetyltransferase, protein MIIICKEKITLRQATCQDISDLYYWKFEEETQEAKKWNGPYIHERKLTKEEYRNEWHNAEIMPGIPDTLVILADEHVIGTVGSYWVDRNTNWLETGIVIYNKQYWNGGYGTKAYKEWIDFLFRSTNLHRLGMSTWSGNIRMMKVAEKIGMVEEARIRDARMVDGKYYDAIKMGILRKEWLSLIS, encoded by the coding sequence TTGATTATAATTTGTAAAGAAAAAATCACGTTAAGACAGGCAACATGCCAGGACATTTCTGATCTTTATTACTGGAAGTTTGAAGAGGAAACTCAGGAAGCTAAGAAGTGGAATGGTCCATATATTCACGAAAGAAAGTTGACGAAGGAAGAATATCGAAATGAGTGGCATAATGCGGAAATCATGCCTGGAATTCCAGATACGCTTGTGATTTTAGCTGATGAACATGTAATCGGAACAGTGGGCTCCTATTGGGTTGATCGAAATACGAACTGGCTTGAAACTGGTATCGTGATATACAATAAGCAGTATTGGAATGGTGGTTATGGAACAAAGGCATATAAAGAGTGGATTGATTTTCTTTTTCGTTCCACGAACCTTCACCGTCTCGGTATGTCCACCTGGTCAGGGAATATCCGTATGATGAAGGTAGCTGAAAAGATTGGAATGGTAGAAGAAGCGCGAATAAGGGATGCTAGAATGGTAGATGGCAAGTACTACGACGCAATCAAGATGGGTATTTTACGAAAAGAATGGCTTAGTCTAATCTCCTGA
- a CDS encoding aminoglycoside adenylyltransferase domain-containing protein — MLYKTIRACFTIIAVNCDPNTWWILKSSGITIAGPEIKSLPINVSEQDLVYYVSENMNEYWAPRVSRIEDAVEYTLLQDSEIDAEIEWCILGLLRQFYTIREQKVISKAGAGHYGLKHIPIKWHPIINKSLHKEVKAPLNSSKEQIESAIELSKQSFLLAIRFL, encoded by the coding sequence GTGCTCTACAAGACAATCAGGGCTTGCTTTACTATAATAGCGGTGAACTGCGATCCGAATACTTGGTGGATTCTAAAATCTAGTGGTATTACGATTGCAGGGCCAGAGATTAAGTCACTACCTATTAATGTATCAGAACAGGATCTCGTGTATTATGTTAGTGAAAATATGAATGAATACTGGGCGCCACGTGTTAGTAGAATTGAAGATGCTGTTGAATATACTCTGTTACAAGATTCAGAAATTGATGCAGAAATCGAATGGTGTATTTTAGGTTTGCTGCGACAGTTCTATACGATTCGGGAACAAAAGGTTATCTCAAAAGCAGGTGCAGGTCACTATGGGTTAAAGCACATACCAATAAAATGGCATCCAATTATAAATAAATCACTCCATAAAGAAGTGAAAGCTCCTTTAAACTCTAGTAAAGAACAAATCGAATCAGCGATTGAGTTGTCAAAACAATCATTTCTGTTAGCAATCAGATTTTTATAG
- a CDS encoding GNAT family N-acetyltransferase yields the protein MKNVSYGKMIDLKDSLRIDSEVIGNNSRNEEIRAAIVEQRCLVYKMNGKNAGFLIFHTSFFDNAFISLVVVSPTDRRKGVARSLMRNFEELSPTDKIFSSTNQSNEVMQHLFHSLGYVECGSIDHLDEGDPEIIYFKGITTRIKRGGD from the coding sequence GTGAAAAATGTTTCTTATGGGAAAATGATAGACCTTAAAGATAGTCTTCGAATTGATTCAGAGGTAATAGGCAATAACAGCAGAAACGAAGAAATAAGAGCTGCTATTGTAGAACAGAGGTGTTTGGTATATAAAATGAATGGCAAGAACGCAGGCTTCCTTATCTTTCATACTTCTTTTTTTGATAACGCTTTTATTTCACTCGTTGTGGTCAGCCCTACCGACAGAAGAAAAGGTGTAGCACGGTCATTAATGCGTAATTTCGAGGAGTTATCACCGACTGATAAGATTTTTTCTTCTACCAATCAATCAAATGAGGTGATGCAGCATCTTTTCCATTCACTGGGATATGTTGAATGTGGTTCAATTGATCATCTGGATGAAGGAGATCCAGAAATCATTTATTTTAAAGGAATAACCACTCGGATTAAACGTGGAGGAGACTAA
- a CDS encoding phytoene/squalene synthase family protein yields MSIFGMQITNILRGISEDLERKRIYLPINEMIASGYMIDDLLNRRLNKEFIDVWKRLANRAESHYEKAFSAMDLYPLDARLPVKSSAVLYRAILKSIRKKGYNVFEQRAFVTDKDKKSFYQLSQEANNSLKRAISIIWNSPF; encoded by the coding sequence TTGTCGATTTTCGGTATGCAAATCACGAACATCCTTCGAGGTATTTCTGAAGATTTAGAGCGGAAACGAATCTATCTGCCTATTAATGAAATGATAGCTTCAGGTTATATGATCGATGATTTACTTAATCGCAGACTCAACAAAGAGTTTATCGACGTGTGGAAGAGACTTGCGAACAGAGCCGAATCACATTATGAGAAAGCTTTCTCAGCCATGGATCTCTATCCACTCGATGCTCGCCTTCCTGTCAAAAGCTCAGCCGTATTATACCGAGCAATTCTTAAATCGATTCGTAAAAAAGGTTATAACGTTTTTGAACAGCGGGCATTTGTGACAGATAAAGATAAGAAGAGCTTTTATCAGTTATCGCAGGAAGCTAATAATTCGTTAAAAAGGGCTATTTCAATTATTTGGAATAGCCCTTTTTGA
- a CDS encoding metallophosphoesterase family protein, giving the protein MNVIIISDTHMPRMAKQFPEVLEVELRKADLIIHAGDWKTKQVYEELTQFAPVTGVYGNVDESFFYENFQNKIILDLKSHRIGVTHGHGKGKTTEKRAVDHFQDDEVELILFGHSHIPLHKGYEGKIIFNPGSPTDKRKQSHYSFGKLTLQEGQPIHINHIFFEKK; this is encoded by the coding sequence TTGAATGTAATTATTATATCAGACACCCACATGCCACGGATGGCAAAGCAATTTCCAGAAGTTCTCGAAGTAGAGCTACGAAAAGCTGATCTCATTATCCATGCAGGTGACTGGAAGACAAAACAGGTCTATGAAGAATTAACGCAATTTGCACCAGTGACAGGAGTGTATGGGAACGTGGACGAATCATTTTTTTATGAGAACTTCCAGAATAAAATCATCCTTGATCTAAAGTCGCATCGAATTGGTGTCACTCATGGACACGGTAAGGGGAAAACAACTGAGAAAAGAGCAGTAGACCACTTCCAGGATGATGAGGTTGAATTAATCCTTTTTGGTCACTCACATATTCCGCTCCATAAAGGATATGAGGGAAAGATCATTTTTAATCCTGGATCACCAACGGACAAGCGAAAACAGTCTCATTATTCGTTTGGAAAACTTACTCTTCAAGAAGGTCAGCCCATTCATATTAACCATATTTTCTTTGAGAAAAAGTAA
- a CDS encoding L,D-transpeptidase family protein, whose translation MHVQHIVKPGETISSISGDYRVSVPTIIQANSLANPNLIYPGQQINIPGYPDPSTIPFKIYISLTNRTLTLFQNGVISKVYPVGVGRMLHDTPAGDFIIINKAPNPGGPFGTMWMSISKIHYGIHGTNDPSSIGKYVSLGCIRMYNRDVEELAKTIPIGTAVTIGK comes from the coding sequence ATGCATGTGCAGCACATTGTAAAACCAGGTGAGACAATTTCTTCTATTAGTGGCGATTATCGCGTTTCTGTTCCTACTATTATTCAAGCAAATTCACTCGCTAATCCGAATCTAATCTACCCCGGTCAACAGATTAACATCCCAGGTTATCCAGATCCTTCCACAATTCCATTTAAAATTTATATATCACTCACGAATCGAACATTAACCCTTTTCCAAAATGGGGTCATTAGTAAGGTTTACCCTGTTGGCGTTGGACGCATGCTTCACGATACGCCAGCCGGAGATTTTATTATCATTAATAAAGCCCCGAACCCCGGTGGTCCATTTGGTACGATGTGGATGAGCATTTCAAAAATACACTATGGAATTCATGGAACAAACGATCCGTCATCGATTGGAAAATACGTCTCATTGGGATGTATCCGCATGTATAACCGTGACGTGGAAGAGCTTGCAAAAACAATTCCCATAGGAACAGCTGTAACGATTGGAAAGTGA
- a CDS encoding serine hydrolase, whose product MNFEHISEKILACFHSLEGNQSLFVMAPDGEISYNADQPVSAASVIKLGIMIEALKQIDDHKLEFESEISIDPTNIVEGAGVVALLSKHLNWTISDLIKLMIITSDNTATNQLIDVLGRAEINHTMKKAGAFHSKLMRKMMDRKAVKAGKDNMVSAKDTYLLLNELVNSHLLSKSSMDWAIDVLKQQQFKDKFPAKISNLKNQVLANKTGELPGVEHDAGILSTSSGPVIYVFLTAGLIENRYGREAIANSGRLLYDFYK is encoded by the coding sequence ATGAATTTTGAACACATCTCCGAAAAAATTCTGGCGTGCTTTCATAGTCTTGAAGGTAACCAATCACTATTTGTAATGGCACCAGATGGTGAAATCTCATACAATGCAGATCAGCCAGTATCGGCTGCGAGTGTGATAAAGCTAGGTATCATGATCGAGGCGCTGAAACAGATAGACGATCACAAGCTGGAGTTCGAAAGTGAGATCTCAATTGATCCTACCAATATTGTTGAAGGAGCAGGCGTTGTTGCCCTTCTTTCAAAACATCTCAATTGGACAATTTCTGATTTGATCAAACTCATGATCATTACCTCCGATAATACAGCTACGAACCAGCTAATTGATGTCCTTGGTAGAGCAGAAATTAATCATACCATGAAGAAAGCAGGAGCTTTTCATTCGAAGTTAATGCGTAAAATGATGGACCGAAAAGCTGTTAAAGCTGGAAAAGATAATATGGTTAGTGCAAAAGATACCTATCTACTACTTAATGAATTAGTAAACAGCCATCTTCTTTCAAAGTCCTCAATGGATTGGGCCATCGATGTCTTAAAGCAACAGCAGTTCAAAGACAAGTTTCCTGCAAAGATTTCAAACTTGAAGAATCAAGTTCTAGCGAATAAAACAGGGGAACTTCCAGGCGTTGAGCATGATGCTGGTATATTATCTACATCATCGGGCCCTGTTATTTATGTGTTTTTAACGGCGGGGTTAATAGAAAACCGTTATGGAAGAGAAGCGATCGCCAATTCGGGTCGTCTCTTATACGACTTTTATAAGTAG
- a CDS encoding C40 family peptidase: MGITRKTIAVTAATLWTSPEKARVIDEDAIKNPVKLENWIEGLTYSLSLELCNNNHIQSQVLYGEEVIVLDERGNWSYVLVPSQPSSKDERGYPGWIPTGQLSKQLPEPGNRMVLITDHDVPMTNEDGVMSIALSFQTQLPLLQERERDYVVWTPNGNQLISKSSARLQPEEIPFGTGEDLVKEAERFVGLLYLWGGMSSYGYDCSGFSHNMARAIGWTIPRDAHDQLKEGTVVDGEWEKGDLLFFAYEEGKGSVHHVGIYYGDGKMIHSPSTGRFIEITPLKGTIYEEELCGVRRYWGNKG, encoded by the coding sequence TTGGGAATAACTAGAAAAACAATTGCAGTAACTGCAGCAACACTCTGGACTTCACCAGAAAAGGCAAGGGTGATTGATGAAGATGCTATTAAAAACCCGGTAAAGCTTGAGAACTGGATTGAAGGTCTTACATACTCATTGAGTCTTGAACTTTGCAATAATAATCATATTCAATCTCAGGTTCTTTATGGGGAAGAAGTAATCGTTCTTGATGAGCGTGGCAATTGGTCATACGTACTAGTTCCATCCCAACCTTCATCAAAAGATGAAAGGGGATATCCCGGATGGATTCCTACCGGTCAGCTTTCGAAGCAACTTCCTGAACCGGGTAATAGGATGGTTTTGATCACAGATCATGATGTTCCAATGACTAATGAAGACGGTGTAATGAGTATAGCGCTTAGCTTCCAAACCCAATTACCACTACTTCAAGAACGTGAAAGAGATTACGTTGTCTGGACCCCTAATGGGAATCAACTCATCAGCAAATCAAGTGCTCGATTGCAACCGGAAGAAATACCATTTGGAACAGGTGAAGACCTCGTGAAAGAGGCTGAACGTTTTGTAGGTCTTTTATATTTGTGGGGAGGGATGTCTTCCTATGGTTACGACTGTTCTGGATTTAGCCACAACATGGCTCGTGCAATCGGATGGACCATTCCTAGAGACGCTCATGACCAGCTAAAAGAAGGAACAGTTGTTGATGGAGAGTGGGAAAAAGGTGACTTGCTCTTTTTTGCATACGAAGAGGGCAAAGGTTCTGTTCACCACGTAGGTATCTATTATGGGGATGGAAAGATGATTCACTCACCAAGCACAGGACGATTCATAGAAATCACCCCATTAAAAGGAACGATTTATGAAGAAGAATTGTGTGGTGTAAGAAGATATTGGGGGAATAAAGGATGA
- a CDS encoding dipeptide epimerase → MKLTNIETYIVSVPLKKPFKTALRTVTEAESVIVKLTAGKEIGWGEAPPTVVITGECTASIESAIRNVIKPKLLGLDLTAYESVFQQLHRLLVRNTSAKAAVDMALYDLLAKKSQLPLYKYLGGYQNGFETDYTVSVNDPKEMGHDAVEYIEDGFTILKVKVGKDSIHQDIQRIKEIRNRIGDRALIRIDANQGWKPKEAISAIREMEDAGLDIELVEQPVLAHDLEGLKRVTEAVQTPIMADESVFSPQDALKVIQLRAADLINIKLMKAGGIHQALKINALAESAGMECMVGSMIESRVGITAAAHLAASQPNITRYDFDAPLMLKEDLVSGGVVYDRNKMSFTEDFGLGINEVKRGGVTIGNN, encoded by the coding sequence ATGAAACTAACAAACATTGAAACCTATATCGTATCTGTTCCGCTGAAAAAGCCCTTTAAAACAGCCCTTCGAACTGTAACGGAGGCTGAATCAGTGATTGTTAAACTAACAGCAGGTAAGGAGATAGGTTGGGGAGAAGCTCCTCCAACGGTTGTGATTACAGGAGAATGTACGGCAAGTATCGAATCAGCTATACGGAACGTTATAAAACCAAAATTACTAGGTTTGGATTTGACCGCTTACGAATCTGTTTTTCAGCAGTTGCACCGTCTTCTCGTTCGGAATACTAGTGCTAAAGCAGCCGTTGATATGGCTCTTTACGACCTTCTTGCAAAAAAATCACAGCTGCCGCTTTACAAGTATCTTGGCGGATATCAAAATGGTTTTGAAACGGATTATACGGTGAGTGTTAACGATCCAAAAGAAATGGGTCATGATGCTGTAGAGTACATAGAAGATGGGTTTACGATATTAAAAGTTAAGGTTGGTAAGGATTCGATACATCAGGATATCCAGCGAATTAAGGAAATAAGAAACCGAATTGGAGATCGTGCGCTCATCAGGATTGATGCAAACCAGGGCTGGAAACCGAAAGAAGCGATCAGTGCGATTAGAGAGATGGAGGATGCAGGGCTTGATATTGAGCTTGTTGAGCAGCCGGTCCTGGCTCATGATCTTGAAGGGCTCAAACGTGTGACTGAAGCGGTGCAGACACCAATTATGGCAGATGAAAGTGTCTTTTCGCCTCAGGATGCGTTAAAGGTGATCCAATTACGTGCAGCAGATCTGATCAATATTAAATTAATGAAAGCAGGAGGAATTCATCAAGCTCTCAAAATTAACGCATTGGCTGAAAGTGCAGGGATGGAATGCATGGTCGGAAGCATGATTGAATCGCGAGTCGGCATTACTGCTGCTGCCCATCTAGCGGCAAGTCAACCAAACATAACGCGCTATGATTTTGATGCACCTCTTATGTTGAAAGAAGATCTAGTTAGTGGGGGCGTTGTGTATGATAGGAATAAAATGAGCTTTACGGAGGACTTCGGATTAGGGATAAATGAGGTAAAAAGGGGAGGCGTTACGATTGGGAATAACTAG
- a CDS encoding peptide ABC transporter substrate-binding protein has translation MKKIVTMLFSLLLLIGIVGCTTTENSSSESNAGSDDAKQEEGTKVLKLNNGSEPTSFDPPIGFDSVSWNALNNLMEGMTRLDENDKPQPAAAEDWELSDDKKTYTFDLREDAKWSNGEPVTAEDFEYAWKRLANPDTASPAAFLAYFIEGAEAYNNGEGSEDEMKVAALDETTLEVTLESPVAYFPSVISNPAFFPVHKATVEENPEWHTEADTYVSNGPFKLTKWEHDSEFVFTKNENYWDAANVKLDEVHWAMVDDTNTEYQMYKTGELHTSDVPADLSEELFSNGQAQVEDQSGTYFYRFNLEMEPFQNENIRKAFAMAVDQQKIVEFVTKNQEKPAKGFVAYGFEDASGGDFREVGGDLLTTDAEKAKELLEKGMEEEGYDELPAVTLTYNTSDDHKKIAETMQQMYKEALGVDVELANQEWNVFSDEQKQLNLQFSRSSFLADYADPINFLESFQTGHSMNRTGWSSEEYDSLIQQAKEETDEAKRFELMHEAEALLFEEMPIFPIHFYNQVYLQNEDVTGIVRHPVGYMELKWAEIK, from the coding sequence TTGAAGAAGATAGTTACAATGCTGTTCTCGTTATTGCTTCTAATTGGAATCGTTGGCTGTACAACAACTGAAAACAGCTCATCAGAGTCAAATGCTGGAAGCGACGATGCCAAGCAAGAAGAAGGTACAAAGGTTTTAAAGCTAAACAACGGAAGTGAACCAACATCGTTTGATCCACCAATTGGGTTTGATAGCGTATCATGGAATGCGCTAAATAACTTAATGGAAGGGATGACGCGACTTGATGAGAACGATAAGCCCCAGCCTGCAGCAGCGGAAGATTGGGAACTCTCAGACGATAAGAAAACTTACACGTTCGACCTTCGTGAAGATGCGAAATGGTCGAATGGTGAGCCTGTAACAGCAGAAGATTTTGAATATGCTTGGAAACGTCTTGCCAACCCGGATACAGCATCGCCTGCAGCTTTCCTGGCTTACTTTATTGAAGGGGCAGAAGCTTATAACAATGGAGAAGGTTCAGAAGACGAGATGAAGGTTGCAGCACTAGACGAAACGACGCTAGAAGTAACATTAGAAAGCCCTGTTGCTTACTTCCCAAGCGTCATATCAAATCCGGCTTTCTTCCCAGTGCATAAAGCGACCGTGGAAGAAAACCCTGAATGGCATACTGAAGCAGACACGTATGTTAGTAACGGACCTTTTAAGTTAACGAAGTGGGAGCATGACTCTGAATTCGTATTTACTAAAAATGAAAATTACTGGGACGCGGCTAATGTGAAGCTTGATGAAGTTCACTGGGCAATGGTTGATGACACAAACACAGAATACCAGATGTACAAAACAGGTGAACTACATACTTCTGATGTTCCAGCAGATTTGAGCGAAGAGCTCTTTAGTAATGGACAGGCACAGGTTGAAGATCAGTCTGGTACGTACTTCTATCGTTTTAATTTAGAAATGGAGCCGTTCCAGAATGAAAACATTCGGAAGGCCTTCGCGATGGCGGTCGATCAACAAAAGATCGTTGAGTTTGTAACAAAGAACCAGGAAAAACCAGCTAAAGGTTTTGTAGCATATGGATTTGAAGACGCTTCAGGAGGAGACTTCAGAGAAGTTGGCGGCGATCTGCTAACAACAGATGCTGAGAAAGCGAAAGAACTTCTAGAAAAAGGTATGGAAGAAGAGGGGTATGATGAGCTTCCAGCCGTTACACTGACGTATAACACAAGTGATGATCATAAGAAAATTGCAGAAACAATGCAACAAATGTATAAAGAAGCGCTTGGAGTAGATGTTGAGCTTGCGAACCAGGAATGGAACGTATTTTCTGATGAACAGAAGCAATTGAATCTCCAATTCTCCAGAAGCTCATTCCTTGCAGATTATGCAGATCCAATCAATTTCCTTGAAAGCTTCCAGACAGGACATTCTATGAACCGTACTGGTTGGAGCAGTGAGGAATATGACAGCTTAATTCAACAGGCAAAAGAAGAGACGGATGAAGCAAAACGCTTTGAATTGATGCATGAAGCGGAAGCTTTGTTATTTGAAGAAATGCCGATCTTCCCAATTCACTTCTACAATCAAGTATACCTCCAAAATGAAGATGTGACTGGAATTGTTCGTCACCCTGTAGGATATATGGAATTGAAGTGGGCAGAGATCAAATAG